Proteins from one Gilliamella sp. ESL0443 genomic window:
- the radA gene encoding DNA repair protein RadA, which translates to MAKTVKRAYVCNDCGADYPRWQGQCSACHAWNTITEVRLASSSSRNDRLTGYAGGAGQTKIQKLSEISLEALPRFSTGFSEFDRVLGGGVVPGSAILIGGNPGAGKSTLLLQTMSKLSAQMNTLYVTGEESLQQVAMRAHRLGLPTDNINMLSETSIEQICLLAEQSQPKLMVIDSIQVMHLADIQSSPGSVAQVRETAAYLTRFAKTKGIAIIMVGHVTKDGSLAGPKVLEHCIDCSILLDGDADSRFRTLRSHKNRFGAVNELGVFAMTEQGLKEVSNPSAIFLSRGEEMLSGSSVMVLWEGTRPLLVEIQALVDHSVYGNPRRVTVGLDQNRLALLLAVLHRHGGLQMADQDIFVNVVGGVKVTETSADLALIAALVSSFRNRPLPQDVVIFGEIGLGGEIRPVPSGQERISEAAKHGFKKAIVPIANMPKKKPENMQIFAVKKVSEALDILSDL; encoded by the coding sequence TTGGCAAAAACAGTAAAGCGCGCTTATGTCTGTAATGATTGTGGTGCTGACTATCCTCGTTGGCAAGGTCAATGTAGCGCTTGTCATGCATGGAATACCATTACTGAAGTTAGGTTAGCTAGTAGTTCATCACGCAATGACCGATTAACCGGCTATGCCGGTGGTGCAGGGCAAACTAAAATCCAAAAATTATCTGAAATTAGTCTGGAAGCCTTACCCAGATTTTCAACTGGATTTTCTGAATTTGACCGTGTACTTGGTGGTGGTGTAGTACCAGGTAGTGCTATCTTAATTGGTGGTAACCCCGGTGCCGGTAAAAGTACTTTGCTACTGCAAACCATGAGTAAACTGTCAGCACAAATGAATACGCTTTATGTTACTGGTGAGGAATCATTACAACAAGTAGCGATGCGTGCACATCGTTTAGGTTTACCGACAGATAATATTAATATGTTGTCTGAAACCAGTATTGAGCAGATCTGTTTACTTGCTGAGCAGTCACAGCCAAAGTTAATGGTTATTGACTCAATTCAAGTTATGCATCTTGCTGATATTCAATCTTCGCCAGGTAGTGTGGCTCAAGTTCGTGAAACTGCAGCTTATTTAACGCGTTTTGCGAAAACCAAAGGCATAGCCATTATTATGGTTGGCCATGTGACTAAAGATGGCTCACTAGCTGGCCCTAAAGTACTTGAACACTGTATTGATTGCTCAATTTTACTTGATGGTGATGCTGACTCTCGATTTCGAACTTTACGTAGCCATAAAAATCGTTTTGGCGCAGTCAATGAGTTAGGTGTGTTTGCTATGACTGAACAAGGATTGAAAGAAGTCAGTAATCCATCTGCAATCTTTTTAAGTCGTGGTGAAGAGATGTTATCGGGCAGTTCGGTAATGGTGTTATGGGAAGGTACTCGCCCATTGCTGGTTGAAATTCAAGCGTTAGTTGATCATTCTGTATATGGCAATCCAAGGCGAGTAACTGTCGGACTTGATCAAAATCGGCTGGCACTTTTACTCGCGGTTTTGCATCGCCATGGTGGTTTACAAATGGCTGATCAGGATATTTTTGTTAACGTTGTTGGCGGAGTAAAAGTGACCGAAACTAGTGCCGATTTAGCATTGATTGCTGCATTGGTATCCAGTTTTCGAAATCGACCTTTACCACAAGATGTGGTTATTTTTGGAGAAATAGGTCTAGGAGGAGAAATACGACCAGTACCAAGTGGTCAAGAGCGTATTTCTGAAGCCGCTAAACATGGTTTCAAAAAGGCAATAGTGCCTATAGCCAATATGCCAAAGAAAAAGCCAGAAAATATGCAGATCTTTGCTGTTAAGAAAGTGTCGGAAGCGTTAGATATTTTAAGTGATCTTTAG
- the ppnN gene encoding nucleotide 5'-monophosphate nucleosidase PpnN, with the protein MITHISPLGSMDLLAQAEVDILKKSANSELYQLFRNCSLATLNAGSKTDNTKELLDRFKSFEINVISKERGVKLELIDAPESAFVDKRIIRSIQANLFAVLRDILFLNGQITAIKHLVPNEKLEKEHSYYITNLVFSILRNANALHVGEEPNLIVCWGGHSINESEYYYARQVGMQLGLRELNICTGCGPGIMEAPMKGAAVGHAQQRIKDSRFIGMTEPSIIAAEPPNALVNELIIMPDIEKRLEAFVRMAHGIVIFPGGPGTAEELLYILGIMLNPANKNQTLPIILTGPKECEDYFDAIDQFIRNTLGEEATKLYEIIIDSPEQVARIMKHGVKQVKSSRLATGDAYGFNWLLKIDEALQHPFEPTHENMASLNLHKDQPVELLAADLRRAFSGIVAGNVKEFGMKQIAEHGRYKLQGDPEIMKQLDNLLLSYVKQDRMKLPGGSAYQPCYEICY; encoded by the coding sequence ATGATTACCCATATAAGCCCGTTAGGATCAATGGATTTACTTGCGCAGGCTGAAGTTGATATTTTAAAAAAATCAGCAAATAGCGAACTTTATCAATTATTTAGAAATTGCTCATTAGCTACCCTTAATGCGGGTAGTAAAACGGATAACACTAAAGAATTACTAGATAGATTTAAATCATTCGAAATTAACGTTATCAGTAAAGAGCGTGGAGTTAAATTAGAGCTTATTGATGCACCTGAAAGTGCTTTTGTCGACAAACGCATTATTCGCTCCATACAAGCCAATCTGTTTGCGGTTTTACGTGATATTCTTTTTTTAAATGGCCAAATTACGGCAATTAAACACTTGGTACCTAACGAGAAGCTTGAAAAAGAACACTCCTATTACATCACCAATCTTGTTTTTTCTATTCTGCGTAATGCCAATGCCCTACACGTTGGCGAAGAGCCTAATCTAATTGTTTGTTGGGGTGGACATTCAATTAACGAAAGTGAATATTATTATGCTCGTCAAGTTGGTATGCAACTTGGATTACGAGAACTTAATATCTGTACAGGCTGCGGTCCGGGAATAATGGAAGCACCAATGAAAGGCGCTGCTGTTGGTCATGCACAACAACGTATAAAAGATAGTCGCTTTATTGGTATGACTGAGCCATCGATAATTGCAGCCGAACCACCAAATGCGTTAGTTAATGAACTTATCATTATGCCAGATATCGAAAAACGACTTGAAGCGTTTGTTCGAATGGCGCATGGTATAGTTATCTTTCCTGGCGGACCTGGTACTGCTGAAGAATTACTTTATATTTTGGGGATAATGCTCAATCCTGCTAATAAAAATCAGACTTTACCAATTATTTTAACAGGCCCAAAAGAGTGTGAAGATTATTTTGACGCGATTGATCAATTTATTCGTAATACTTTAGGCGAAGAAGCGACTAAATTGTATGAAATTATCATTGATTCACCTGAACAAGTTGCTCGCATAATGAAACATGGGGTAAAACAGGTTAAATCATCACGGTTAGCAACTGGTGATGCTTATGGGTTTAACTGGTTACTCAAAATTGATGAAGCATTACAGCACCCATTTGAACCAACCCATGAAAACATGGCATCACTTAATCTACATAAAGATCAGCCAGTTGAATTATTAGCTGCTGATTTACGCCGTGCTTTTTCTGGAATTGTTGCTGGTAATGTTAAAGAGTTTGGTATGAAGCAAATTGCTGAACATGGTCGCTATAAATTGCAAGGTGATCCTGAAATCATGAAGCAATTAGATAATTTACTGCTTAGCTATGTAAAACAAGATCGCATGAAGCTTCCTGGCGGTAGTGCCTATCAACCTTGTTATGAAATTTGTTATTAA
- the moaA gene encoding GTP 3',8-cyclase MoaA, whose protein sequence is MQLMDNFQRRFQYLRLSITEQCNFQCQYCLPNGYRPNKDHRFLSLNEIDNVVSTFTELGVHKIRLTGGEPTLRRDFIDILSIISAYPSIKQLAITTNGSRLLKNVHYWQQAGLNAINISIDSFSPYIFKQITGQDKLRELIQGVEKSLEVGIRKVKINTVLMKNMNDHLADYLTWIKDRSVELRFIELMETTESRELFNRYHLAGHVMESQLIEQGWQLQSKEAFSGPAKVYAHSDYRGKIGLIMPYSKDFCKSCNRLRVSSIGKLHYCLFGDAAVDLRDLLQSSEQKAQLKARILSSLLIKPEKHLLHTHHLGITPNLSYIGG, encoded by the coding sequence ATGCAATTAATGGATAATTTTCAGCGTCGATTTCAATATCTACGCTTGTCGATTACCGAGCAGTGTAATTTTCAGTGCCAATACTGTTTACCTAATGGTTATCGACCTAATAAAGATCATCGCTTTTTATCGTTAAATGAAATTGACAATGTTGTGTCAACGTTTACTGAACTTGGTGTACATAAAATTCGGCTAACGGGCGGTGAACCGACTTTGCGTCGAGACTTTATTGATATTTTGTCAATAATTTCTGCTTATCCCAGCATCAAACAACTTGCTATCACAACCAATGGTTCACGGTTATTAAAAAATGTGCATTATTGGCAACAAGCAGGACTTAATGCTATTAATATTAGTATTGACAGTTTTTCTCCTTACATTTTTAAACAAATAACAGGCCAAGATAAATTACGTGAGCTGATTCAAGGCGTTGAAAAATCATTAGAAGTAGGTATTAGGAAAGTTAAAATTAATACCGTTTTGATGAAAAATATGAACGACCATCTGGCTGATTATTTAACTTGGATTAAAGATCGTTCAGTTGAGTTACGTTTTATAGAATTGATGGAAACAACAGAAAGCCGTGAATTATTTAATCGTTATCATTTAGCTGGTCATGTGATGGAATCACAACTTATTGAACAAGGTTGGCAATTACAGTCAAAAGAGGCGTTCTCTGGACCTGCTAAAGTTTACGCGCATAGTGATTATCGAGGTAAGATTGGTCTGATTATGCCGTATTCAAAGGATTTTTGTAAAAGTTGCAATCGATTACGTGTCTCGTCGATCGGTAAATTACATTATTGCTTGTTTGGTGATGCAGCGGTTGATTTACGGGATTTACTACAAAGCTCTGAGCAAAAAGCGCAACTTAAAGCTAGAATTTTATCTTCACTATTAATAAAACCTGAAAAACATTTATTACATACCCACCATTTAGGTATCACACCTAATTTATCTTATATTGGTGGTTAA
- the gluQRS gene encoding tRNA glutamyl-Q(34) synthetase GluQRS: MQYIGRFAPSPSGPLHFGSLVTALGSYLQAKASNGKWLVRIEDIDPPREVKGASSLILKTLEAFNLYWDDQVLYQSNCSERYRSVLASLISEQKAYYCDCTRQRIHSLKNNIYDGFCRERHLTLNNVAIRLKQNHPIFSFNDKIRGQQSIDHINALEDFIIHRKDGLFAYNLVVVLDDNYQGITEIVRGADLLPVTAKQISLYQLFNFTIPNYCHLPLALDSHGHKLSKQNHASPIDIKKTKLLTVQALQFLGQQIPENWQDATQKALLDWAISHWDINHIPKQDCMLTTNIR, translated from the coding sequence ATGCAATATATTGGTCGTTTTGCTCCGTCACCTTCTGGACCATTACATTTTGGTTCGTTGGTGACAGCTCTCGGTAGCTACTTACAAGCCAAGGCCAGCAATGGTAAATGGCTTGTTCGTATTGAAGATATTGATCCTCCAAGGGAAGTCAAAGGCGCATCATCTTTAATATTAAAAACATTAGAAGCTTTTAATCTCTATTGGGATGATCAAGTTTTATATCAGTCTAACTGTAGTGAACGTTATCGATCAGTGTTAGCATCATTAATTTCTGAGCAAAAAGCTTACTATTGTGATTGTACCAGACAACGGATCCATAGCCTTAAAAACAATATTTATGATGGATTTTGTCGTGAGCGACATTTAACATTAAATAACGTTGCTATTCGTTTAAAGCAGAATCATCCGATTTTCTCTTTTAATGATAAAATTCGAGGTCAACAAAGCATTGATCATATCAATGCACTAGAAGATTTTATTATTCATCGAAAAGATGGATTATTTGCTTATAATCTAGTTGTTGTATTAGATGATAATTATCAAGGAATAACCGAAATTGTTCGTGGTGCAGATCTATTACCTGTGACCGCTAAACAGATTTCACTTTATCAATTATTTAATTTTACAATCCCAAATTACTGCCACTTACCATTAGCTTTAGATAGTCATGGTCATAAACTCTCGAAGCAAAATCATGCCTCTCCAATTGATATAAAAAAAACCAAATTATTAACGGTGCAAGCATTACAATTTTTAGGTCAACAAATACCCGAAAATTGGCAAGATGCCACACAGAAAGCGTTATTAGATTGGGCGATATCACACTGGGACATTAATCATATTCCCAAACAAGACTGTATGTTAACCACCAATATAAGATAA
- the dksA gene encoding RNA polymerase-binding protein DksA — MKKEQKVNTSSLSLLSIAGLEPYKEAKGEEYMNPKQLKHFKLILEAWLSQLQGEMGKTVSHMQDEAANFPDPADRATQEEEFSLELRARDRERKLIKKIEKTLKKIETDDFGYCESCGVEIGIRRLEARPTADLCIDCKTLAELREKQMGM; from the coding sequence GTGAAAAAGGAACAAAAAGTAAATACATCTTCTCTTAGTCTGCTATCAATTGCTGGACTTGAGCCTTATAAAGAGGCGAAAGGTGAGGAGTACATGAATCCTAAGCAATTGAAACATTTTAAACTAATCTTAGAAGCATGGCTTTCACAATTACAAGGTGAAATGGGTAAAACTGTCTCTCATATGCAAGATGAGGCTGCTAATTTCCCAGATCCAGCTGACCGTGCAACTCAAGAAGAAGAGTTCAGTTTAGAACTAAGAGCGCGTGATAGAGAACGCAAACTTATCAAAAAAATTGAAAAAACATTAAAGAAAATTGAAACCGATGATTTTGGCTATTGTGAATCATGTGGTGTTGAAATTGGTATCCGTCGTTTAGAAGCAAGACCTACCGCTGATTTATGTATCGATTGTAAAACATTAGCTGAACTTCGTGAAAAACAAATGGGTATGTGA
- the folK gene encoding 2-amino-4-hydroxy-6-hydroxymethyldihydropteridine diphosphokinase, whose protein sequence is MSICYIALGSNLNDPLAQANQAIAALKQLPNTVVTDISPFYRSKPLGPQDQNDYLNAVIKLTTSLKPIALLDELQAIEKSQGRVRKNNRWGARTLDLDILLYDDLIIDNDRLTIPHYHMKNREFVLYPLFDISPELILPDNDKLFDLIKKCPLNNLKKWDE, encoded by the coding sequence ATGTCAATATGTTATATTGCCTTAGGCAGTAATCTTAACGATCCATTAGCTCAAGCTAATCAAGCTATTGCAGCCCTAAAACAATTACCCAATACCGTAGTTACTGACATTTCACCATTTTATCGCAGTAAACCGCTCGGTCCACAAGATCAAAATGATTACCTCAATGCAGTTATAAAGTTAACCACCTCACTTAAACCTATAGCTTTATTAGATGAACTACAAGCAATAGAAAAATCACAAGGTCGGGTACGCAAAAATAATCGATGGGGAGCAAGGACATTAGACTTAGATATATTATTATACGATGACTTAATAATAGACAACGATAGACTAACAATTCCTCATTATCATATGAAAAATAGAGAATTTGTACTCTATCCTTTATTTGATATTTCACCAGAACTCATCTTACCTGATAACGATAAGCTGTTTGATTTAATTAAAAAATGTCCTTTGAATAATTTAAAAAAATGGGATGAATAA
- a CDS encoding MmgE/PrpD family protein, whose protein sequence is MHLGQQLSLLIKNTPIIEQQSVLECAINGVIDYFASSLQASNETNVQQLLAWINDEGGNNRAWLIGQKKLATSRQAALFNGFQAHCLDYDDVHIDVRGHPSAVILSALFSSIRLDDSLTRLDGRRFLTAYVIGIEVMALLGRCVNPEHYEKGWHTTITLGGIAATAAICYLYDEPFLAQALTLAATQASGLRLVMGTPIKFLHAGLAAQHAIQSVEWLRAGISADKDFLDDNLGFLSIYGQGNDNLDLTIWAKPWKIVEPGLWFKTYSYCSAASYIADAGKLIYKHPKFNVDNIDYITLFFAPINSDAALIYKKPLLAEQGRFSAEYILALILLGIPIDFEQFASKPIADNILQLIQKMQRSYDIQLTPHPDAYNKRYVVIEIVLNDGQKISQRVDIPKGSPKNPYSQQELAAKLFGALQNEIKAQQLLSDIYALANGMDIKQLLISHWKML, encoded by the coding sequence ATGCATCTAGGTCAACAATTGAGTTTGTTAATAAAAAATACGCCAATTATTGAGCAACAATCAGTCCTTGAATGTGCAATTAATGGTGTTATTGATTATTTTGCGAGTAGCTTACAGGCATCTAATGAAACTAATGTTCAGCAATTACTGGCCTGGATAAATGATGAAGGTGGCAACAATCGAGCTTGGCTAATTGGTCAAAAAAAGTTAGCAACCAGCCGGCAAGCAGCATTATTTAATGGTTTTCAAGCACATTGTTTAGATTATGATGATGTACATATTGATGTACGTGGTCATCCATCAGCGGTTATCTTATCAGCCTTATTTTCTAGTATCCGCTTAGATGATTCATTAACGCGTTTAGATGGTCGTCGTTTTTTAACTGCCTATGTAATAGGTATTGAAGTTATGGCCTTATTGGGACGATGTGTCAATCCTGAACATTATGAAAAAGGTTGGCATACAACAATCACTTTAGGTGGTATTGCCGCAACAGCTGCTATTTGTTATTTATATGATGAACCATTTCTTGCTCAAGCATTAACTTTAGCTGCGACGCAAGCGTCAGGTCTGCGATTAGTGATGGGGACACCAATAAAATTTTTGCATGCGGGATTGGCTGCACAACATGCTATACAATCGGTTGAATGGTTAAGAGCTGGGATTTCAGCAGATAAGGATTTTCTTGATGATAACCTCGGTTTTTTATCAATATATGGACAAGGCAATGATAATTTAGATTTAACTATCTGGGCTAAGCCATGGAAGATTGTTGAACCAGGGTTATGGTTTAAGACTTATTCATATTGTTCTGCCGCTTCATATATTGCTGATGCGGGTAAGTTAATTTATAAGCATCCTAAGTTTAATGTAGATAATATTGATTATATCACTCTTTTCTTTGCACCAATTAATAGTGATGCAGCACTGATCTATAAAAAGCCATTATTAGCTGAGCAAGGACGTTTTTCAGCAGAATATATTTTGGCATTGATTTTACTTGGTATACCTATCGATTTTGAACAATTTGCTTCAAAGCCAATAGCTGACAATATCCTACAATTAATCCAAAAAATGCAGCGTAGTTATGATATACAATTAACCCCTCATCCTGATGCATATAATAAGCGCTATGTCGTTATTGAAATAGTATTAAATGATGGACAAAAAATTAGCCAACGAGTGGATATTCCTAAAGGATCACCTAAAAATCCTTATAGCCAACAAGAATTGGCCGCTAAGTTATTTGGAGCATTGCAAAATGAAATTAAAGCACAACAATTATTGTCTGATATCTATGCTCTAGCCAATGGTATGGATATTAAACAATTACTCATATCGCATTGGAAAATGCTTTGA
- a CDS encoding amino acid ABC transporter ATP-binding protein: protein MISVSHLSKRFGNNEVLKEINLNIKEGEVVAIIGPSGSGKSTLLRCLNLLEKPNTGTIRIDKVILNSEHYNHKQETNLRKQSAMVFQHYNLFRNKTALENITYPLIVAQKMKKSEAQQYGISLLERVGMLAYADQYPVTLSGGQQQRVAIARALAVRPKVLLFDEPTSALDPERVHEVLQVMLKLAKEKITMLIVTHEMEFAKYVADRIIFMANGIIVEEGPAKSLIDNPQHELTQRFLRQLNDDIDFEI, encoded by the coding sequence ATGATTAGTGTATCTCATTTATCAAAACGATTTGGAAATAATGAAGTTTTAAAAGAAATAAATCTTAATATCAAAGAAGGTGAAGTCGTTGCCATTATTGGACCATCCGGATCGGGAAAATCAACCTTATTGCGTTGTCTTAATTTACTTGAAAAACCCAATACAGGAACGATTCGTATTGATAAAGTAATACTCAATAGTGAACATTACAACCATAAGCAAGAGACCAATTTACGCAAACAATCAGCAATGGTTTTTCAACACTACAATTTATTTAGAAATAAAACAGCTTTAGAAAACATTACTTATCCATTAATTGTTGCACAGAAAATGAAGAAAAGTGAGGCACAACAGTACGGAATATCATTGTTAGAGCGAGTTGGAATGTTAGCTTATGCTGATCAATATCCTGTAACATTATCGGGAGGGCAACAACAACGTGTTGCAATTGCTAGGGCATTAGCTGTAAGACCAAAAGTATTATTATTTGATGAACCAACTTCTGCGTTAGATCCCGAGAGAGTTCATGAAGTTTTACAAGTGATGCTGAAACTAGCCAAAGAAAAGATAACTATGCTAATCGTAACCCATGAAATGGAGTTTGCAAAGTATGTGGCCGACCGCATCATCTTTATGGCTAATGGTATTATTGTTGAGGAAGGGCCAGCAAAATCATTAATTGATAACCCACAACACGAGTTAACTCAACGCTTTTTACGGCAACTCAATGATGATATTGATTTTGAAATTTAA